The Ciconia boyciana chromosome 2, ASM3463844v1, whole genome shotgun sequence genome has a segment encoding these proteins:
- the XIRP1 gene encoding xin actin-binding repeat-containing protein 1 isoform X1, which translates to MEKAEKLRPAQSFPFLCHSPRSSPEHRAVPLRKSVSVSELVARYQSILDCESSMSKQEHPKLMERRYLSQTNVCQMGKKHASSQSHPSDMCPSKSMEDLPIPNISAPTRNLRGVLTSFDTPKATPRCKSLHFAPVKTPSPNSILRRREADARIMTTIQPLSMETKPHKDPSSPSSLQSIQRKEQWSPATIKWKASPAKEGKLSRSRQAIISSVPDTADDSATGRSYERTRSFLDISDNTSHILHQGRGRSSAPSVKELSALYLSQTAAAAGSPAQPVSTAPPTVKDNFIHSPHRQKKSKMSEAQKSSKVSIKKMEDDLPPPPALASVQVITPGSQDLNQLPVPPPKQAFSKFYQQRQVNELKRLYRHMHPELRKNLEQAVTEDLAEMLNTEDPNAQASVNLDKVLPGEVQSMRWIFENWALDSIGEHQATKKLAEEEIIPGGDVKSTSLRFESQSVNGDSLSTSAKVSETDLARGDVHTARWLFETQPLDSLNKLYSDETEVQEAVLKEPVQGGDVKGARQLFEAQSLDAIGRCCSVEEKSILQLKSEIQELKGDVKKTVRLFQTEPLCAIRDKTGTIHEIKSVCREEIQSNAVRTARWLFETQPLDTINKDTSKVQIIRGISLEEIGRPDVSGARWIFETQPLDAIREITVEEQDFKASTDFVTGADVSKQRMLFETQTLDSLKGEASESIVAKEQVIGGDVKSTLWLFETQPMETLKDNFEVGRLKKVELSAEEKGDVKQRKHVFETCPLGSISKAFEEEIPATSMEEIVKGDVKSFKTLFETLPLDSIKQADAEPVTKEEEKIPAGNVKANQILFETTPLYAIKDSFGNFHEVTSVSREQIISGDVKNYKWMFETRPLDQFDESTKKVDIIRGITKQEVVAGDVRTAKWLFETQPLDVIHHQAMQGEEHPSVKREISQRGDVKTCRWLFETQPIHTLYEKAEKKQEEDGSMPQADVKSYTWMFETQPLDSLKGQEEQYLQVSKAYSQEELQGVDVKTVRHLFETEPLGSSAVSEADRKKTMRYSSRVEIQSGEVSRVKEFFEAKPLDTATKPTSLKDDGTIEAGSVHKFTWLFENYPMDSLKDSSEGIQEIPPEKDIKGGDVGGKRFVFETYSLDQIHDEVDETALQKIQKDTMSKANVKSCTMLFESQPLYAIQDKEGGYHEVTSVQKEEIMKGDVKGARWLFETKPLDQIKKEEEVFVIRAVTQEDIKKGDVQAARWRFETEPLDSFSGGKISVPRTVDDVQKGDVQSNKQLFESQQVGQKKYVRMVSVSDVQRGDVRTSTWLFENQPVDSLYGDAERGSSMSTVQREDSQKGDVKRCTWLFETQPMDTLKDPEVTASAAAQEVIPCADVKSTTWLFESTPLDKFSASEGSIETELKERTMKETLETLCTCQAIQHDGILIEANDMESVKMVKYQLSSPGAPEILKEEIVGGHLQRIMLQLLHRTNVEAQSVLVEEDREGKIKVSPLQLLDQSEAVKGKEDLSGNVAKALQGLLSQDASIKKGMVLQETKSGSVKMTLYSLLFHSVQQKVVKGDVKSTIGNLLASSQEQKATATVKREDNEKGNVQLFASCIEKGDLDYLKNLQQESEIQSLISSQAEQGADESAPWAVQGAKICILPNKEQIEKVITEGEPGAMEGAKKVFACESMGKEGASEREAVHAAGVTGTTVQCLGKPLPTAMGKEEILSGGLKVTTKSIQRVADVSKKAEKEEATSLKEPKAMMQGKFPTPVTAQRGEVAGKQQSLVTGEARQMQPEEKALGSDLQAAMQSLRLATAEAKNIQHHVQSKLQRNREEVHMACRQQAASTQGTVTLQSTVRQQDSASTTQESSSTAIRTTTTRVQEASKTHTSVSQKSIASHKKVSASEEVQGGQLLSQESQVVPSRDFSIKDGLYTATPVKTYINPFVESDYKEQSVQEERDVIIRGDVHTAIRALQSAATEQRLVEKEDVVRGNLKATLQSLEKSNVNVSRGDFKAAMIYRNAGQSYSVCKKKNDTQAVSNQTAVVASGSQADNDFPPPPSVAVMKSEHCPPSTKATREGALPLPTSKDEAPGCSAPLQTPLLALPSLSCKPSDQSPAEKPRTPPKPETTAPPRKKPVPPPKPEHLLHEAHSASANNSTNRSTKPIPPPLPPKPPGLRDISKPKPPPMELGLSCMEVCEQSSHGEVQAKCCTLETSVNKPVTVQGMSPERKLPKNTAKTPLQMAEERYKASKGGQGKVESDSAKTSKPIKNGVVSFKVEQGVMSGKAAAPRRCPGEVVQRHTELCQDENGCSSVSHPTCLGRAQTVNMPGQTEPNTSPVGHTTPPKRGDDIAQNASSKVERESVSNSYGSWDSQRVVQQVNERRQMCHSTSFHQQPMNSFEEQQQGNSGQLKCPDGEAGTPAQEKPAVVMREKNKRETEDERRKRLSVHKEEIMKGNVKEAMEIFENLRRQEELQEILIRVREFEEETSKVDVKALKSFFEKVPDWVVRQKAHQAKQQDRAETLAKEDTDSVSSVELVFGDLERASAEIIHLKEQTLARLVDIEEAIKKALYSVSSLKSESDIAGLSGLFKESLGNTQSSVSSSNIRKISIVSSKAKQEGITLEAGEAASVEGAKVAEKTEGTKAELEVPHLIQSRISSPSSPSYISIESAARKPAESPRTAHCPWDVPSPDGLDTPGKRDAFAQDSFNSLNHPSAGSTGHDLTPFEKRPEPIQTKVGLSSMKQHTLGNANHPMSEKERCPLDTSKGSCHCGMKGGFLDYCSLNVPSPQNPRRQKSILELQTGPDGSKLYGATRTVMEQYEEMDQFGNKIITSSTTVTKQSETQTSSTCDVVSHPQYEVSASPVFRRYLKSPGEDFHTNGSFQEPGVVFVTFGNSKPKK; encoded by the exons ATGAGAGGACGCGGTCATTTTTAGACATATCAGACAACACTAGCCACATACTTCACCAAGGACGAGGGAGGTCCTCTGCGCCCTCCGTGAAGGAGCTGTCGGCTCTCTATCTCTCCcagacagctgctgctgctggcagccccgCACAGCCGGTAAGCACCGCGCCGCC TACTGTGAAGGACAACTTCATTCACTCTCcccacagacagaaaaaaagcaag ATGTCAGAAGCTCAGAAATCATCTAAAGTTTCCAtcaagaaaatggaagatgacttacctccccctcctgcccttgcCTCAGTCCAAGTCATCACTCCAGGGAGCCAGGATCTCAACCAACTCCCTGTGCCTCCTCCAAAGCAAGCCTTCTCCAAGTTCTACCAGCAGCGTCAAGTGAACGAGCTAAAGAGGCTCTACAGACACATGCATCCAGAGCTCAGGAAGAACTTGGAACAAGCTGTGACTGAGGACCTGGCAGAAATGCTTAATACTGAAGATCCCAATGCACAGGCATCTGTGAACCTGGACAAAGTTCTTCCAGGAGAGGTTCAGTCCATGCGCTGGATTTTTGAGAACTGGGCGCTTGACTCCATTGGGGAACATCAAGCCACAAAGAAGCTGGCAGAAGAAGAGATCATTCCCGGTGGGGATGTGAAAAGTACTTCCCTGAGGTTTGAAAGCCAGTCAGTCAATGGGGACAGTCTGTCAACATCAGCCAAGGTATCAGAAACTGACCTTGCCAGAGGGGATGTGCATACAGCTAGGTGGCTGTTTGAAACCCAACCGCTAGACTCATTAAACAAACTGTATTCGGATGAAACTGAAGTGCAGGAGGCGGTTCTCAAGGAGCCTGTCCAGGGAGGTGATGTGAAAGGTGCCAGACAGCTCTTTGAAGCACAGTCCTTGGATGCTATAGGACGCTGCTGCTCGGTGGAGGAGAAGAGCATCCTTCAACTCAAGTCAGAAATCCAGGAGCTAAAAGGCGATGTTAAGAAGACTGTCAGGCTCTTCCAAACAGAGCCCCTCTGTGCCATCAGAGACAAAACTGGGACCATCCATGAAATCAAGTCCGTCTGCCGCGAAGAAATTCAGAGCAATGCAGTCAGAACTGCTCGCTGGCTGTTTGAGACTCAGCCCCTGGATACTATCAACAAGGACACTTCCAAAGTGCAAATAATCCGTGGGATTTCATTGGAAGAAATTGGAAGGCCAGATGTCAGTGGAGCAAGGTGGATATTTGAAACTCAGCCTCTGGATGCCATCAGAGAAATCACAGTTGAAGAACAGGATTTCAAGGCTTCAACTGATTTTGTCACAGGGGCAGATGTCAGTAAGCAGCGAATGCTCTTTGAGACCCAGACTCTTGATTCTCTGAAAGGAGAAGCTTCAGAAAGCATTGTAGCCAAAGAACAAGTCATTGGAGGAGATGTGAAATCTACACTCTGGCTATTCGAAACCCAGCCAATGGAAACCCTGAAAGACAATTTTGAGGTGGGACGTTTAAAGAAAGTAGAGCtttcagcagaggagaagggagatgtgaagcaaagaaaacatgtcTTTGAGACCTGTCCCCTTGGCAGCATCTCCAAGGCATTTGAGGAAGAAATTCCAGCAACCAGCATGGAAGAGATAGTGAAAGGGGATGTGAAGTCTTTCAAGACCCTGTTTGAGACTCTCCCCTTAGACAGCATTAAGCAGGCTGATGCTGAGCCCGTCAccaaagaagaggagaagattCCAGCTGGCAATGTCAAAGCCAACCAAATTCTGTTTGAGACAACACCTCTGTATGCCATCAAGGACAGCTTTGGCAATTTCCATGAAGTCACCTCTGTAAGCAGAGAGCAAATCATCAGTGGTGATGTCAAGAACTACAAATGGATGTTTGAAACCAGGCCCTTGGACCAGTTTGATGAAAGCACCAAGAAAGTGGATATAATACGGGGGATCACAAAACAAGAGGTGGTGGCTGGTGATGTCAGAACAGCCAAGTGGCTCTTTGAAACTCAGCCCCTGGATGTCATTCATCATCAAGCCATGCAAGGTGAGGAGCATCCCTCGGTGAAGCGGGAGATCTCCCAGCGAGGGGATGTGAAGACCTGCAGGTGGCTTTTTGAGACCCAGCCCATTCACACCCTGTACGAGAAGGCTgaaaagaagcaggaggaggatggcagCATGCCCCAAGCTGATGTGAAGTCATATACATGGATGTTTGAGACTCAGCCCCTGGACTCCCTGAAAGGCCAGGAGGAGCAGTATTTACAAGTCAGTAAGGCATACAGTCAGGAGGAATTACAGGGAGTTGATGTCAAAACTGTCCGGCACCTATTTGAGACTGAACCCTTGGGCAGCAGTGCTGTCAGTGAAGCTGACCGAAAGAAAACCATGCGGTACTCCAGTCGCGTGGAGATACAGTCTGGGGAAGTGTCCAGAGTGAAGGAGTTCTTTGAAGCTAAGCCCTTGGATACAGCGACCAAACCAACATCCCTGAAGGATGATGGGACAATTGAAGCCGGATCCGTGCACAAGTTCACTTGGCTCTTTGAGAACTACCCCATGGACTCCCTGAAGGACAGCTCCGAGGGCATCCAGGAAATCCCTCCAGAGAAGGATATCAAGGGGGGAGATGTTGGAGGCAAAAGGTTCGTATTTGAGACCTATTCCCTTGACCAAATCCACGACGAAGTGGACGAGACAGCGCTCCAGAAGATCCAGAAAGACACCATGAGCAAAGCTAATGTCAAGTCCTGCACAATGCTCTTTGAAAGCCAACCCTTATATGCTATCCAGGACAAAGAGGGAGGATACCATGAGGTCACCTCagtgcagaaagaagaaatcatgAAAGGTGATGTGAAAGGCGCCCGGTGGTTGTTTGAAACTAAGCCCTTGGATCAGAtcaagaaggaagaagaggtgtTTGTGATTAGGGCTGTAACCCAAGAGGACATCAAGAAAGGAGATGTCCAGGCTGCTCGGTGGAGGTTTGAGACAGAGCCTCTTGACTCCTTCTCAGGGGGAAAGATATCTGTGCCCAGAACAGTAGATGATGTACAGAAGGGAGACGTTCAGTCCAACAAGCAGCTCTTTGAGTCCCAGCAAGTGGGCCAGAAGAAGTACGTGAGGATGGTCAGTGTCAGTGATGTTCAGCGGGGTGATGTGAGGACATCCACCTGGCTGTTTGAAAACCAGCCTGTGGACTCCCTGTACGGGGATGCAGAGAGAGGCTCATCTATGAGTACAGTGCAGAGAGAGGACAGCCAGAAAGGGGATGTAAAACGCTGCACCTGGTTGTTTGAAACCCAGCCAATGGACACCCTTAAGGACCCAGAGGTGACggccagtgctgcagcccaaGAAGTGATCCCTTGCGCAGATGTGAAAAGTACAACGTGGCTCTTTGAGAGCACACCCTTGGATAAATTTAGTGCTTCTGAAGGTAGTAtagaaacagaactgaaagaaagaacCATGAAGGAGACTTTAGAGACGCTCTGCACTTGCCAGGCTATTCAGCATGATGGGATCCTCATTGAAGCCAATGATATGGAGAGTGTGAAGATGGTGAAGTACCAGCTCAGCAGCCCAGGTGCTCCAGAGATCCTGAAAGAGGAGATTGTGGGAGGCCATTTGCAAAGGATcatgctgcagctcctgcacagAACCAATGTGGAAGCACAGAGTGTCCTGGTGGAGGAGGACAGAGAGGGCAAGATCAAAGTAAGCCCATTGCAGCTACTGGACCAGAGTGAAGCTGTTAAAGGCAAAGAGGACTTGAGTGGAAATGTAGCTAAGGCTTTACAGGGTCTCCTCAGTCAAGATGCTTCCATCAAAAAGGGGATGGTCTTACAAGAGACAAAGTCAGGATCAGTGAAGATGACTCTCTACTCCCTTCTGTTCCATTCTGTCCAGCAGAAAGTTGTCAAGGGGGATGTGAAGTCAACGATAGGGAACCTGTTGGCTTCTTCTCAGGAGCAGAAAGCAACAGCAACCGTTAAGCGTGAGGACAATGAGAAGGGAAATGTCCAGCTTTTTGCAAGCTGCATTGAGAAGGGAGATCTAGACTATCTGAAGAATCTCCAGCAGGAGTCAGAGATACAATCCCTCATCTcttcccaggcagagcagggggcaGATGAGAGTGCCCCATGGGCTGTGCAGGGGGCTAAGATATGTATCTTAccaaataaagaacaaatagaGAAAGTAATCACAGAGGGTGAGCCAGGGGCTATGGAGGGAGCAAAAAAGGTATTCGCATGTGAAAGCATGGGCAAAGAGGGTGCATCAGAGAGAGAGGCTGTGCATGCAGCAGGTGTGACGGGCACCACTGTGCAATGTCTTGGGAAGCCCTTGCCCACAGcgatgggaaaggaagaaattctgtcAGGAGGGCTTAAAGTGACTACAAAGTCAATCCAAAGGGTTGCAGATGTCAGcaagaaggcagagaaagaagaagccACCAGTTTGAAGGAACCAAAAGCTATGATGCAAGGCAAATTTCCAACCCCAGTGACGGCTCAGAGGGGAGAAGTGGCTGGGAAACAGCAGAGTTTGGTGACTGGGGAAGCCAGGCAGATGCAGCCAGAAGAAAAGGCCCTTGGGAGTGATCTTCAGGCTGCAATGCAAAGCCTGAGGCTagcaacagcagaagcaaaaaacaTTCAACACCATGTCCAGAGCAAGCTACAGAGGAACAGGGAGGAGGTCCACAtggcctgcaggcagcaggcagccagcacaCAGGGGACAGTGACCCTTCAATCAACCGTACGCCAACAAGACTCTGCATCCACCAcgcaggagagcagcagcactgccatcAGGACCACCACCACTAGAGTCCAAGAGGCATCCAAGACCCACACAAGCGTGTCTCAGAAGAGCATAGCATCACACAAAAAGGTCAGTGCTTCAGAGGAAGTACAGGGAGGACAACTATTGAGCCAGGAAAGCCAAGTTGTGCCTAGTAGAGATTTTAGCATTAAGGATGGCCTTTATACTGCCACACCCGTGAAAACCTATATAAACCCTTTTGTTGAGTCTGATTACAAAGAGCAATCAgtgcaagaagaaagagatgtTATTATCAGAGGGGATGTACATACAGCTATCAGAGCACTGCAAAGTGCCGCCACAGAACAGCGCCTGGTAGAAAAGGAGGATGTTGTCCGAGGTAATTTAAAAGCCACACTTCAGTCACTGGAAAAGTCTAACGTTAATGTCTCCAGAGGGGATTTTAAAGCTGCTATGATATACAGAAATGCAGGGCAGTCCTATTCTgtgtgtaaaaagaaaaatgacactcAAGCCGTTAGTAACCAGACTGCTGTAGTGGCTTCAGGGTCGCAGGCTGATAATgactttcctcctcctccctcagtTGCTGTGATGAAATCAGAGCATTGCCCACCCTCAACTAAAGCAACAAGAGAAGGTGCCCTTCCACTACCAACAAGCAAAGATGAAGCGCCAGGATGTTCTGCACCACTCCAGACACCTCTTCTTGCCCTCCCTTCTCTGTCCTGCAAACCCAGTGATCAGAGTCCTGCAGAGAAGCCCAGGACTCCTCCAAAACCAGAAACTACTGCCCCACCCAGGAAAAAACCTGTTCCCCCTCCAAAACCTGAGCACCTCTTACATGAGGCACATTCTGCCTCTGCAAATAACAGCACAAACAGATCAACCAAACCCATCCCTCCACCGCTGCCTCCAAAACCTCCAGGCCTGAGGGATATCAGCAAGCCAAAGCCTCCCCCCATGGAGCTGGGATTAAGCTGCATGGAAGTATGTGAACAATCAAGCCATGGGGAGGTTCAGGCAAAATGCTGCACTTTGGAGACATCTGTGAACAAGCCTGTCACAGTTCAGGGTATGAGCCCTGAGAGAAAGCTGCCAAAAAACACTGCCAAAACCCCTCTTCAAATGGCAGAGGAAAGGTACAAGGCCAGCAAAGGAGGACAAGGAAAGGTAGAATCAGACAGTGCTAAGACTTCAAAGCCAATAAAAAATGGAGTGGTTAGTTTTAAAGTTGAGCAGGGAGTGATGagtgggaaagcagcagctccaaGGAGATGCCCAGGTGAGGTGGTTCAGAGGCATACAGAACTGTGCCAAGACGAGAATGGATGCTCTTCAGTATCACATCCAACCTGTCTTGGTAGAGCACAGACAGTTAATATGCCAGGACAGACTGAGCCAAACACCTCCCCTGTGGGCCACACCACTCCTCCAAAGAGAGGAGATGACATTGCACAAAATGCCTCATCCAAGGTGGAAAGGGAAAGTGTGTCTAATTCTTATGGATCGTGGGATAGTCAGAGAGTTGTGCAGCAGGTGAATGAGAGGAGGCAAATGTGTCATTCAACGTCCTTCCATCAGCAGCCAATGAACTCCTTTGAGGAGCAACAGCAGGGGAATAGTGGGCAATTGAAATGTCCTGATGGGGAGGCAGGGACACCTGCCCAAGAGAAGCCAGCAGTTGttatgagagaaaaaaacaagagagaaacagaagatgagCGTCGGAAGAGGCTGTCAGTACACAAAGAGGAGATCATGAAAGGCAATGTCAAGGAGGCTATGGAGATCTTTGAAAACCTCAGGAGACAGGAGGAGCTGCAAGAGATCTTGATTCGGGTGAGGGAGTTTGAGGAGGAGACAAGCAAAGTGGACGTGAAAGCTCTGAAGAGCTTCTTTGAGAAGGTCCCTGACTGGGTTGTTCGTCAGAAGGCCCACCAGGCCAAGCAACAGGACAGGGCTGAGACACTGGCAAAGGAGGACACTGACAGTGTCTCCTCAGTGGAGCTGGTTTTCGGGGACCTGGAACGAGCAAGTGCTGAGATTATCCACTTGAAGGAGCAGACACTTGCCCGGCTGGTGGACATCGAGGAGGCCATCAAGAAAGCTCTTTATTCTGTCTCTAGTCTCAAGTCTGAGTCAGACATCGCTGGGCTCTCAGGGCTGTTCAAGGAGTCTCTGGGGAACACCCAAAGCTCTGTGAGCAGCAGCAATATCCGTAAAATCAGTATTGTCTCAAGCAAAGCCAAGCAGGAGGGAATCACACTGGAGGCAGGGGAAGCAGCATCTGTGGAAGGTGCAAAGGTGGCAGAAAAGACCGAGGGAACCAAGGCAGAGCTAGAGGTCCCCCACCTCATTCAATCTCGCATCAGCTCTCCCTCCTCACCTTCCTACATCTCCATTGAGTCTGCCGCCAGGAAACCAGCAGAATCACCCAGGACAGCACATTGCCCCTGGGACGTCCCTTCACCAGATGGTCTTGACACTCCAGGAAAGAGGGATGCTTTTGCTCAGGACAGCTTTAACTCCCTTAACCATCCATCAGCAGGGTCTACTGGGCATGACTTGACCCCCTTTGAGAAGAGACCAGAGCCCATCCAAACAAAAGTTGGGCTGAGCTCAATGAAACAGCACACCCTTGGCAATGCAAACCATCCAATGAGTGAGAAAGAGAGGTGCCCTCTGGACACCTCCAAAGGCAGCTGCCACTGTGGGATGAAAGGAGGCTTTTTGGACTACTGCTCCCTGAATGTCCCCAGCCCACAAAATCCGCGGAGGCAGAAAAGCATCTTGGAGCTGCAGACAGGGCCCGATGGGTCCAAGCTCTATGGAGCCACGCGGACTGTCATGGAGCAGTATGAGGAAATGGACCAGTTTGGAAACAAAATCATCACTTCGTCCACCACAGTCACCAAGCAATCTGAGACACAAACATCTTCCACGTGCGATGTGGTCTCTCATCCCCAATATGAGGTATCTGCCTCACCCGTGTTTCGGAGGTACTTGAAGAGCCCAGGCGAAGACTTCCACACCAATGGCAGTTTTCAGGAGCCAGGAGTGGTCTTTGTCACCTTTGGCAACTCCAAGCCAAAGAAATAG